From the genome of Helicoverpa zea isolate HzStark_Cry1AcR chromosome 1, ilHelZeax1.1, whole genome shotgun sequence, one region includes:
- the LOC124632616 gene encoding elongation factor 1-alpha, with amino-acid sequence MGKEKIHINIVVIGHVDSGKSTTTGHLIYKCGGIDKRTIEKFEKEAQEMGKGSFKYAWVLDKLKAERERGITIDIALWKFETAKYYVTIIDAPGHRDFIKNMITGTSQADCAVLIVAAGTGEFEAGISKNGQTREHALLAFTLGVKQLIVGVNKMDSTEPPYSESRFEEIKKEVSSYIKKIGYNPAAVAFVPISGWHGDNMLEASTKMPWFKGWNVERKEGKAEGKCLIEALDAILPPARPTDKALRLPLQDVYKIGGIGTVPVGRVETGILKPGTIVVFAPANITTEVKSVEMHHEALQEAVPGDNVGFNVKNVSVKELRRGYVAGDSKNNPPKGAADFTAQVIVLNHPGQISNGYTPVLDCHTAHIACKFAEIKEKVDRRTGKSTEDNPKSIKSGDAAIVNLVPSKPLCVESFQEFPPLGRFAVRDMRQTVAVGVIKAVNFKEVGGGKVTKAAEKATKGKK; translated from the coding sequence ACACGTCGACTCCGGCAAGTCCACAACCACCGGTCACTTGATCTACAAATGCGGTGGTATCGACAAACGTACCATCGAGAAGTTCGAGAAGGAGGCCCAGGAAATGGGTAAGGGTTCCTTCAAATACGCCTGGGTATTGGACAAACTGAAGGCCGAGCGTGAACGTGGTATCACCATCGATATTGCTCTGTGGAAGTTCGAAACCGCCAAATACTATGTCACCATCATCGACGCTCCCGGACACAGAGATTTCATCAAGAACATGATCACTGGAACCTCCCAGGCTGACTGCGCCGTGCTCATCGTCGCCGCCGGTACTGGTGAGTTCGAGGCTGGTATCTCCAAGAACGGACAGACCCGTGAGCACGCTCTGCTCGCCTTCACCCTCGGAGTCAAGCAGCTGATTGTGGGCGTCAACAAAATGGACTCCACTGAGCCCCCATACAGCGAATCCCGTTTCGAGGAAATCAAGAAGGAAGTATCTTCCTACATCAAGAAGATCGGTTACAACCCAGCTGCCGTCGCTTTCGTACCCATTTCTGGCTGGCACGGAGACAACATGTTGGAGGCGTCAACCAAAATGCCCTGGTTCAAGGGATGGAACGTCGAGCGCAAGGAGGGTAAGGCTGAAGGTAAATGCCTCATTGAGGCCCTCGATGCCATCCTGCCCCCTGCTCGTCCCACAGACAAGGCCCTGCGTCTTCCCCTCCAGGACGTATACAAAATCGGTGGTATCGGTACGGTGCCCGTAGGCAGAGTCGAAACTGGTATCCTGAAGCCTGGTACCATTGTCGTCTTCGCCCCCGCCAACATCACCACTGAAGTCAAGTCCGTGGAGATGCACCACGAAGCTCTCCAGGAGGCTGTACCCGGTGACAACGTTGGTTTCAACGTAAAGAACGTCTCCGTCAAGGAGTTGCGTCGTGGTTACGTCGCTGGTGACTCCAAGAACAACCCACCCAAGGGCGCCGCTGACTTCACAGCACAGGTCATCGTGCTCAACCACCCCGGTCAAATCTCAAACGGATACACACCTGTGTTGGATTGCCACACAGCTCACATTGCCTGCAAGTTCGCCGAAATCAAAGAGAAGGTTGACCGTCGTACTGGTAAATCCACTGAGGACAACCCTAAGTCCATCAAGTCTGGTGACGCCGCCATCGTCAACCTGGTTCCCTCCAAGCCTCTGTGTGTTGAGTCCTTCCAGGAATTCCCTCCCCTTGGTCGTTTCGCCGTGCGTGACATGAGGCAGACGGTCGCTGTGGGTGTCATCAAGGCAGTGAACTTCAAGGAAGTTGGTGGCGGTAAGGTGACCAAAGCCGCCGAGAAGGCCACCAAGGGCAAGAAGTAG